A single region of the Plantactinospora soyae genome encodes:
- a CDS encoding class I SAM-dependent methyltransferase: MIVGEMLTTEEAVAYWDTRHQREGALRSGGDVTYDEATNQMFYTLRLGILLDVVGQHSSPVAPLFLLDAGCGKGWFSRALARFGHLVDGIDPSPTALADCRAQGGGPRYFSSTLAGWRSPWLYDVVLAIDVVFHVLDHHEWERSLRNLASLVRLGGRLVVSDWGADGDRVYGNYQLVRGRDRYLPLLAECGLRFDAWRPYGFRGSPIGFYVFTRTA; this comes from the coding sequence GTGATCGTGGGTGAAATGCTCACCACCGAGGAGGCCGTCGCCTACTGGGACACCCGGCACCAGCGGGAGGGTGCCCTGCGGTCCGGCGGCGACGTGACGTACGACGAAGCCACCAACCAGATGTTCTACACCCTGCGGCTCGGCATCCTGCTCGACGTCGTCGGGCAGCACTCCAGCCCGGTCGCGCCGCTGTTCCTGTTGGACGCCGGCTGTGGCAAGGGCTGGTTCAGCCGGGCCCTGGCCCGGTTCGGGCACCTGGTCGACGGCATCGACCCGAGCCCGACCGCGCTGGCGGACTGCCGGGCCCAGGGTGGCGGCCCCCGCTACTTCTCCTCGACGCTCGCCGGCTGGCGCAGCCCGTGGCTCTACGACGTGGTGCTCGCGATCGACGTGGTCTTCCACGTCCTCGACCACCACGAATGGGAACGGTCACTGCGGAACCTGGCCTCGCTGGTCCGGCTGGGCGGCCGCCTGGTCGTCTCCGACTGGGGCGCCGACGGCGACCGGGTGTACGGCAACTACCAGTTGGTCCGGGGCCGCGATCGCTACCTGCCGCTGCTGGCGGAGTGCGGCCTGCGGTTCGACGCCTGGCGGCCGTACGGGTTCCGGGGCAGTCCGATCGGCTTCTACGTCTTCACCCGTACCGCCTGA
- a CDS encoding glycosyltransferase family 4 protein encodes MRVSATRDVAIITPWYPTRQVPFGGAFVRAMVEATATVRDRATVFHCDGWGAPVSRRGDRAIVQAHQALLTRGVRKTTTVTGADLVYLPVPVHSGLSYAEAARRHSAALGVVLGGRPIDAPVVHGHVGLRGGWTALENARPDARVFVTEHATFLPAVLRQPDSRAMYDEVIRRAAGFFAVGEAVRSVLVEAFPQHAERIGFIPNPVDFGVARQRPVTALRRWLYVGSLNERKGVALLLEAFARCRADDPGLTLTFVGDGPLRASLTARAAALGIADAVTFAGFVLPTAALELMHQHDLLVHPSRLETFGMTVVEAIAAGMPVLVTRCGGPEETLAGIEDAAGGLIAVDDDPDTIVAGYRRIRDRFPEQVDLRHAREVLADRYGYPSVARAHRRAWFPDPAGSGPVPVAPEAALNSME; translated from the coding sequence GTGAGGGTCTCCGCCACCCGAGACGTGGCCATCATCACGCCCTGGTACCCGACCAGACAGGTGCCGTTCGGCGGCGCGTTCGTCCGGGCGATGGTCGAGGCGACCGCGACGGTGCGGGACCGGGCCACGGTCTTCCACTGCGACGGGTGGGGCGCCCCGGTGTCACGGCGCGGGGACCGGGCGATCGTCCAGGCGCACCAGGCGCTGCTGACCCGGGGTGTCCGGAAGACCACCACCGTCACCGGAGCCGACCTGGTCTATCTGCCGGTACCGGTGCACTCCGGTCTCTCGTACGCCGAGGCCGCCCGGCGGCACTCGGCGGCGCTCGGGGTCGTGCTCGGCGGGCGACCGATCGACGCTCCGGTCGTACACGGGCACGTCGGGTTGCGCGGCGGCTGGACGGCACTGGAGAACGCCCGTCCGGACGCCCGGGTCTTCGTGACCGAACACGCGACCTTCCTGCCCGCCGTACTCCGGCAGCCCGACTCCCGGGCGATGTACGACGAGGTGATCCGCCGCGCCGCCGGGTTCTTCGCGGTCGGCGAGGCGGTGCGTTCGGTCCTGGTCGAGGCGTTTCCGCAGCACGCCGAGCGGATCGGGTTCATACCCAACCCGGTGGACTTCGGCGTTGCCCGGCAACGGCCGGTCACCGCGCTGCGCCGCTGGCTGTACGTCGGGTCGCTGAACGAGCGCAAGGGCGTGGCCCTGCTGCTGGAGGCGTTCGCCCGGTGCCGGGCCGACGATCCCGGCCTGACCCTGACGTTCGTCGGTGACGGGCCGCTGCGCGCCAGCCTGACGGCCCGGGCCGCCGCGCTGGGGATCGCCGACGCGGTCACCTTCGCCGGCTTCGTCCTGCCGACCGCGGCGCTGGAACTCATGCACCAGCACGACCTGCTGGTCCACCCGAGCCGCCTGGAGACCTTCGGGATGACGGTGGTGGAGGCGATCGCCGCCGGGATGCCGGTGCTGGTCACCCGCTGCGGAGGGCCGGAGGAGACGCTGGCCGGGATCGAGGACGCCGCGGGCGGGCTGATCGCCGTGGACGACGACCCGGACACCATCGTCGCCGGATACCGGCGGATCCGCGATCGGTTCCCGGAGCAGGTGGACCTGCGGCACGCCCGGGAAGTTCTGGCGGACCGGTACGGCTACCCGTCCGTCGCGCGGGCGCACCGCCGGGCGTGGTTCCCCGATCCGGCGGGGTCCGGTCCGGTCCCGGTCGCGCCGGAAGCCGCCCTCAACTCGATGGAGTGA
- a CDS encoding glycosyltransferase family 2 protein, protein MSEPDVSVVVAVYNTMPYLTKCLNSLLRQTIGRDRIEVIAVDDGSTDGSGRELDRFARLHPDTVKVIHQANSGGPAVPSNRALDQATGRYVFFIGADDYLGSEALERLVKAADEYGSDVVLGKAVGVNSRNIHQAVFARNEVEIGLFDSALPWSLSNTKLFRRELVERHHLRYPEDMPVGSDQPFTLEACFRAKRISVLADYDFYHAVRRLNAHNITYRSRHVERLRCAESIMNFVAQLIEPGEQRDAVLLRHFTWEVARLVEDDFLRLDRGAQEQVAAGIRVLADEYLTDRIRTQLEIEPRLRISTAQRGTLDDLLAVIAQDAEHGVPPTIVDGVRWYAGYPGFRDARLDLPDSWFDVSDTAADWLARLEAIAVTWETCPDGERALTVTARTPRRDLASLTSGPIGLTAGDVTGTTLETSRDSGGSTVRAQFRVNLLLAGAAAGGALLSVRSQLTAFGGVGTAAVRAPTRPTVSRLMFRRGMRFFVITPTTSHRGQLVIAIAPVTPRRVMARLRRRLPQGGK, encoded by the coding sequence ATGAGCGAACCGGACGTCAGCGTGGTGGTGGCGGTCTACAACACCATGCCCTACCTCACCAAGTGTCTGAACTCGCTGCTGCGGCAGACCATCGGCCGGGACCGGATCGAGGTCATCGCGGTCGACGACGGGTCCACCGACGGCAGCGGGCGGGAGCTGGACCGCTTCGCCCGGCTCCATCCGGACACCGTCAAGGTGATCCACCAGGCCAACTCCGGCGGACCGGCCGTACCGAGCAACCGGGCGCTGGACCAGGCCACCGGGCGGTACGTCTTCTTCATCGGCGCCGACGACTACCTCGGCTCCGAGGCCCTGGAACGCCTGGTGAAGGCGGCCGACGAGTACGGCTCCGACGTGGTGCTCGGCAAGGCCGTCGGGGTGAACAGCCGCAACATCCACCAGGCGGTCTTCGCCCGCAACGAGGTCGAGATCGGCCTCTTCGACTCGGCGCTGCCCTGGTCGCTGTCGAACACCAAACTCTTCCGGCGTGAGCTGGTCGAGCGCCACCACCTGCGCTACCCGGAGGACATGCCGGTCGGCAGCGACCAGCCGTTCACCCTGGAGGCGTGCTTCCGGGCGAAGCGGATCTCGGTGCTGGCGGACTACGACTTCTACCACGCGGTACGTCGACTCAACGCGCACAACATCACCTACCGCTCCCGACACGTCGAGCGGCTTCGCTGTGCTGAGTCGATCATGAATTTCGTGGCCCAATTGATCGAGCCGGGCGAGCAGCGGGACGCCGTACTCCTGAGGCATTTCACCTGGGAGGTCGCCCGGCTGGTGGAGGACGACTTCCTCCGGCTCGACCGGGGCGCCCAGGAGCAGGTCGCGGCCGGGATCCGGGTGCTGGCCGACGAGTACCTCACCGACCGGATCCGGACCCAGTTGGAGATCGAGCCACGGCTGCGGATCTCCACCGCCCAGCGCGGCACCCTCGACGACCTGCTCGCGGTCATCGCCCAGGACGCCGAACACGGTGTGCCGCCGACGATCGTGGACGGGGTCCGCTGGTACGCCGGCTATCCCGGCTTCCGGGACGCCCGGCTGGACCTGCCGGACAGCTGGTTCGACGTCTCCGACACCGCCGCGGACTGGCTCGCCAGGCTGGAGGCGATCGCCGTCACCTGGGAGACCTGCCCCGACGGCGAGCGGGCCCTGACCGTCACCGCCCGGACCCCGCGTCGGGACCTGGCGTCGCTGACCTCCGGCCCGATCGGGCTCACCGCCGGCGACGTCACCGGTACCACGCTGGAGACCAGCCGGGACAGCGGCGGCAGCACCGTACGTGCCCAGTTCCGGGTGAACCTGCTGCTCGCCGGTGCCGCCGCCGGCGGTGCGCTGCTCTCGGTCCGGTCCCAGCTGACCGCGTTCGGCGGGGTCGGCACCGCGGCGGTGCGGGCACCGACCCGTCCGACCGTGTCACGATTGATGTTCCGCCGGGGGATGCGATTCTTCGTGATCACCCCGACAACGAGTCACCGAGGCCAGCTCGTGATCGCCATCGCACCTGTCACGCCTCGTCGGGTCATGGCCCGACTGCGGCGCAGGCTGCCCCAGGGAGGAAAGTAG
- a CDS encoding nucleotide sugar dehydrogenase — protein MKICVVALGKIGLPLAVQFADKGHSVVGADVSERVVKLVNDGAVPFPGEADLDVKLKEAVAAGRLSATTDTTAAVAESEAVVVVVPLFVDADGVPDFGWMDDATRAIAAGLKPGTLVSYETTLPVGTTRNRWAPMLEEGSGLKLGRDFTLVFSPERVLTGRVFADLRRYPKLVGGVDEASARRGVEFYEAVLDFDDRPDLNRPNGVWDLGSAEASELAKLAETTYRDVNIGLANQFARFADTVGVDVIKVIEACNTQPYSHIHSPGIAVGGHCIPIYPRMYLWNDPSATVVRSAREANAAMPEYAVDLLAAAVGDLTGVDVLVLGAAYRGGVKETAFSGVFPTVEALRRRGARPYVSDPMYTNDELTALGLPAYAGESVTAAVIQADHAEYRTLGSADLPEVKVLVDGRRVTDPARWSTVRRVVIGG, from the coding sequence ATGAAAATCTGCGTCGTCGCTCTCGGAAAGATCGGCCTGCCGCTCGCCGTGCAGTTCGCCGACAAGGGGCACTCGGTGGTGGGTGCCGACGTGTCCGAGCGGGTCGTGAAGCTGGTCAACGACGGTGCCGTGCCGTTCCCGGGCGAGGCCGACCTGGACGTCAAGCTCAAGGAGGCGGTGGCGGCGGGCCGGCTCTCCGCCACCACCGACACCACGGCGGCGGTCGCCGAGTCCGAGGCCGTGGTCGTGGTGGTGCCGCTGTTCGTGGACGCCGACGGGGTGCCGGACTTCGGCTGGATGGACGACGCGACCCGGGCGATCGCGGCCGGGCTGAAGCCGGGCACGCTGGTCAGCTACGAGACCACGCTGCCGGTGGGCACCACCCGGAACCGCTGGGCGCCGATGCTGGAGGAGGGTTCCGGCCTGAAGCTGGGCCGCGACTTCACCCTGGTGTTCAGCCCGGAGCGGGTGCTGACCGGCCGGGTCTTCGCCGACCTGCGCCGCTACCCGAAGCTGGTCGGCGGGGTGGACGAGGCCTCGGCCCGGCGTGGCGTGGAGTTCTACGAGGCCGTGCTGGACTTCGACGACCGCCCCGACCTGAACCGCCCCAACGGCGTGTGGGACCTGGGCTCGGCCGAGGCGTCGGAGTTGGCGAAGCTGGCCGAGACGACGTACCGCGATGTCAACATCGGCCTGGCGAACCAGTTCGCCCGGTTCGCCGACACCGTCGGGGTGGACGTCATCAAGGTGATCGAGGCGTGCAACACCCAGCCGTACAGCCACATCCACTCGCCGGGTATCGCGGTTGGTGGCCACTGCATCCCGATCTACCCCCGGATGTACCTCTGGAACGACCCGTCGGCCACCGTCGTACGGTCGGCCCGGGAGGCCAACGCGGCGATGCCGGAGTACGCCGTCGACCTGCTCGCCGCGGCGGTCGGTGACCTGACCGGAGTCGACGTGCTGGTGCTGGGCGCGGCGTACCGGGGTGGGGTCAAGGAGACCGCGTTCTCCGGCGTCTTCCCGACCGTCGAGGCGCTGCGTCGCCGGGGCGCCCGGCCGTACGTCTCGGACCCGATGTACACCAACGACGAGCTGACCGCGCTCGGTCTGCCCGCGTACGCCGGTGAGTCGGTGACCGCCGCGGTGATCCAGGCCGACCACGCCGAGTACCGGACCCTGGGCTCCGCCGACCTGCCCGAGGTCAAGGTGCTGGTCGATGGCCGTCGGGTGACCGACCCGGCCCGGTGGTCCACGGTCCGCCGGGTGGTGATCGGCGGCTGA
- a CDS encoding acyltransferase yields the protein MNETSSLPATVFVHPSAEVDQGAQIGAGTKIWHLAHVRSSARLGADCVIGRNVYVDANVVVGDLVKIQNNVSVYQGVTIEDEVFVGPCAVFTNDLRPRAQNADWEITPTLIRKGASIGANATIVCGVEIGAYAMIAAGSVVTRDVAPYQLVVGNPARPRGWVNARGEVVSRDPERPPALADAETH from the coding sequence ATGAACGAGACTTCTTCCCTGCCCGCCACGGTCTTCGTACACCCCTCGGCCGAGGTCGACCAGGGTGCCCAGATCGGTGCCGGTACCAAGATCTGGCATCTCGCCCACGTCCGCTCCTCCGCCCGGCTGGGCGCCGACTGCGTCATCGGGCGGAACGTCTACGTGGACGCGAACGTCGTGGTCGGCGACCTGGTGAAGATCCAGAACAACGTCTCCGTCTACCAGGGCGTGACGATCGAGGACGAGGTCTTCGTCGGCCCGTGCGCGGTGTTCACCAACGACCTGCGGCCGCGCGCACAGAATGCCGACTGGGAGATCACTCCGACGCTGATCCGCAAGGGTGCGTCGATCGGCGCGAACGCGACCATCGTCTGCGGTGTCGAGATCGGCGCGTACGCCATGATCGCCGCGGGTTCGGTGGTCACCCGGGACGTCGCCCCGTACCAGTTGGTGGTCGGCAACCCGGCCCGGCCGAGGGGCTGGGTCAACGCCCGTGGCGAGGTGGTCTCGCGGGACCCGGAGCGCCCGCCGGCCCTGGCCGACGCCGAGACGCACTGA
- a CDS encoding fumarylacetoacetate hydrolase family protein → MRLANLAGRLVVLTDDGSAVDVATASGGRFGPDPQDAYDRWAEFVDWAAGLDRSSGAVPVSEAELGPVVPRPRQIFAIGLNYRDHAAESGLQLPAQPMVFTKFASCLSGPFGDIPLSGDRVDWEVELVVVIGRTARGVAPAQAWDHVAGLAVGQDLSDRAVQMLGTPPQFSLGKSFPGFGPVGPWLSTLDEVPDREDLTLECAVNGETVQSGSTREMVFGIPELISYLSGVCPLLPGDLIFTGTPAGVGMGRKPARYLAVGDVLETRISGLGAMRHHIVAPS, encoded by the coding sequence ATGCGGCTGGCGAATCTGGCGGGACGACTGGTGGTGCTGACCGACGACGGGTCCGCCGTCGATGTGGCGACGGCGAGCGGAGGACGGTTCGGGCCGGATCCGCAGGACGCCTACGACCGCTGGGCGGAGTTCGTCGACTGGGCGGCCGGCCTGGACCGGTCGAGCGGTGCGGTTCCGGTGTCGGAGGCGGAACTGGGACCGGTGGTACCCCGGCCCCGGCAGATCTTCGCCATCGGGCTGAACTACCGGGACCACGCCGCCGAGTCCGGGCTTCAACTGCCGGCCCAGCCGATGGTCTTCACGAAGTTCGCGTCCTGCCTGAGCGGACCGTTCGGGGACATCCCGCTTTCCGGCGACCGGGTGGACTGGGAGGTCGAGCTGGTCGTGGTGATCGGCCGTACCGCCCGCGGGGTGGCCCCGGCACAGGCCTGGGACCACGTGGCCGGCCTCGCGGTCGGCCAGGACCTCTCCGACCGGGCGGTGCAGATGCTCGGCACGCCACCGCAGTTCAGCCTCGGCAAGTCGTTCCCCGGCTTCGGACCGGTGGGCCCGTGGCTCAGCACCCTCGACGAGGTTCCGGATCGGGAGGACCTGACCCTGGAGTGTGCCGTCAACGGCGAGACCGTGCAGTCCGGCAGCACCCGGGAGATGGTCTTCGGGATCCCGGAGCTGATCAGCTACCTGTCCGGGGTGTGCCCGCTGCTGCCCGGGGACCTGATCTTCACCGGCACCCCGGCCGGGGTCGGGATGGGCCGGAAACCCGCCCGCTACCTCGCGGTCGGCGACGTCCTGGAGACCCGGATCAGCGGACTCGGCGCGATGCGGCACCACATCGTCGCGCCGTCCTGA
- a CDS encoding App1 family protein: MSLIPAGPPPLPRLHRAARIEDAVHQFIERRLGQGGWDVTIVPYAGYGGPGWVRVLGRVLLTRLRRRPRRGPEKLRGWRTFATLPVQHAPVVIEAGGSRHEARADRSGFIDLVLDTELAPGWQSVRLSSPGAEPVDAPVRIVDPDLRIGVVSDIDDTVMVTALPRPLLAAWNTFVLDEHARMAVPGMAVLYERLVNAHPGAPVLYLSTGAWNVAPTLTRFLSRHLYPAGPLLLTNWGPTADRWFRSGREHKRATLERLVREFPEIRWLLIGDDGQHDQEIYAEFAADHPDNVAGVLIRRLSPTQAVLAGGFPAPVENSDEGTPTAGLLGERWLCAPDGAGLWRLLREANLV; this comes from the coding sequence GTGTCGCTGATACCCGCCGGTCCGCCGCCCCTGCCTCGGTTGCACCGGGCGGCCCGGATCGAGGACGCGGTGCACCAGTTCATCGAGCGTCGGCTGGGGCAGGGCGGGTGGGACGTCACGATCGTCCCGTACGCCGGCTACGGCGGGCCGGGCTGGGTCCGGGTACTCGGCCGGGTGCTGCTGACCCGGCTTCGTCGCCGTCCCCGCCGCGGACCCGAGAAGCTGCGCGGTTGGCGTACCTTCGCGACCCTGCCGGTGCAGCACGCACCGGTGGTGATCGAGGCGGGTGGCAGCCGGCACGAGGCTCGGGCCGACCGTAGCGGGTTCATCGACCTCGTCCTGGACACCGAACTGGCGCCGGGCTGGCAGAGCGTACGGCTGAGCAGTCCCGGTGCCGAACCGGTCGACGCGCCGGTCCGGATCGTCGACCCCGACCTGCGGATCGGTGTCGTGTCGGACATCGACGACACGGTGATGGTCACCGCGCTGCCCCGTCCGCTGCTCGCCGCCTGGAACACGTTCGTGCTGGACGAGCACGCCCGGATGGCGGTACCGGGAATGGCGGTGCTGTACGAACGCCTGGTCAACGCGCACCCCGGCGCGCCGGTGCTCTATCTGTCCACCGGTGCCTGGAACGTCGCGCCGACCCTGACCCGGTTCCTGTCCCGCCATCTGTATCCGGCCGGCCCGCTGCTGCTGACCAACTGGGGCCCGACGGCCGACCGCTGGTTCCGCAGCGGGCGGGAGCACAAGCGGGCCACCCTGGAGCGACTGGTCCGGGAGTTCCCCGAGATCCGGTGGCTGCTGATCGGCGACGACGGGCAGCACGACCAGGAGATCTACGCCGAGTTCGCCGCGGACCATCCGGACAACGTGGCCGGGGTGCTGATCCGCCGGCTCTCCCCGACCCAGGCGGTGCTGGCCGGTGGTTTCCCGGCCCCGGTCGAGAACAGCGACGAAGGTACCCCCACCGCCGGCCTGCTCGGCGAGCGGTGGTTGTGCGCCCCCGACGGCGCCGGACTGTGGCGGCTGCTCCGGGAGGCCAACCTGGTCTGA
- a CDS encoding ArsR/SmtB family transcription factor, whose protein sequence is MHAFDVLGDPVRRRILELLADGERPAGEVSAVVQEEFGISQPGVSQHLRVLRENGFTTVRAVGTRRLYAVDPTPLREIDRWLDRYRGFWTQRLDALGTEIARGRRERRRTDDERS, encoded by the coding sequence GTGCACGCGTTCGACGTTCTCGGCGACCCGGTCCGGCGGCGGATCCTGGAACTGCTCGCCGACGGCGAACGCCCGGCGGGCGAGGTGAGCGCGGTGGTGCAGGAGGAGTTCGGAATCTCGCAACCGGGCGTCTCGCAGCACCTGCGGGTACTCCGGGAGAACGGCTTCACCACCGTACGGGCGGTGGGTACCCGGCGGCTCTACGCGGTGGACCCGACCCCGCTGCGCGAGATCGACCGGTGGCTGGACCGGTACCGGGGCTTCTGGACCCAACGCCTGGACGCCCTCGGCACCGAGATCGCGAGAGGCCGCCGCGAACGTCGCCGCACGGACGACGAACGGTCCTGA